One region of Chryseobacterium sp. SORGH_AS_0447 genomic DNA includes:
- a CDS encoding DUF434 domain-containing protein has protein sequence MNNRNRGKNTGDDVLFGSEKQLEKLRFAVQDMEYLLGRKYAERAASELVGNRYRLKTRQIQAVRSAAASELQIQSRKSKELQFQDLQDKTIYLDGFNVLILLESLFSGAYVFQGTDGCFRDLSGVHGTYKRVQQTQRSIDYVASFFRRSAAAEMVWIFDQPVSNSGRMKQMIMDFALENNLNWSGALEFNPDKFLVENAEIAVSSDAWILDHCKSWFNLVGFLIAEENLSASLIKMF, from the coding sequence ATGAACAATAGGAATCGCGGGAAAAATACAGGAGATGATGTCTTATTCGGTTCGGAAAAGCAGCTTGAAAAACTAAGGTTTGCTGTTCAGGACATGGAGTATTTGCTGGGCCGAAAGTATGCCGAAAGGGCAGCTTCAGAATTGGTCGGAAATAGGTACCGACTGAAAACCCGTCAGATCCAGGCTGTACGCAGTGCGGCAGCTTCAGAACTTCAGATCCAAAGCAGGAAATCAAAAGAGCTTCAGTTCCAGGATTTACAGGATAAGACCATCTACCTTGACGGTTTCAATGTACTGATTTTGCTGGAAAGCTTATTTTCAGGGGCATACGTCTTTCAGGGAACAGATGGCTGTTTCCGGGATCTTTCGGGAGTACATGGAACCTACAAAAGGGTGCAGCAGACCCAGCGGTCAATTGATTATGTAGCTTCGTTCTTCAGAAGATCGGCAGCGGCGGAAATGGTCTGGATCTTTGATCAGCCGGTTTCCAACAGCGGAAGAATGAAGCAGATGATTATGGATTTCGCCCTGGAGAATAATCTGAACTGGAGTGGCGCCCTGGAATTCAATCCGGATAAATTTCTGGTTGAAAATGCTGAAATTGCCGTTTCCTCAGACGCATGGATTCTGGATCATTGTAAAAGCTGGTTTAATCTAGTCGGTTTTCTGATTGCTGAAGAAAATCTTTCTGCCAGTCTCATCAAAATGTTCTGA
- a CDS encoding MFS transporter, producing the protein MSSVISLKPSKFRWTICVLLFIATTINYLDRQVLSLTWKDFIAPEFHWNNSDYGNITALFSIFYAVGMLFAGKFVDWMDTKKGFLWAIAIWSVGAVLHAFCGIGTSGILTGNWLAGFQGSKELIAKVSDTSAIISTSVTLFVFARFVLAIGEAGNFPAAIKTTAEYFPKKDRAFSTSIWNAGATVGALAAPVTIPFIAKALGWEWAFIIIGALGFLWMGLWVFYYKKPHEHHKVNEHELKYINQDHEEITVEETPVPERKFSFRECFSYRQTWAFAVGKFMTDGVWWFFLFWTPAYLSSVYQMDSTQSAFPLFVLYMITLLSIIGGWLPKYFVEKKGMNAYSGRMKAMLIFAFFPLLALLAQPLGSITYWIPVLIIGIAGAAHQAWSANIFSTVGDMFPKKAIATITGIGGMAGGIGSFIINKSSGVLFDHAHKAWSTVNGVPLLEKYPQYINERLPEGFFEDLKKSGAVVVDGIDKGYMIIFSIGAVAYLIAWAIMKALVPKYKVIK; encoded by the coding sequence ATGAGTTCAGTCATCTCTCTTAAACCGAGCAAGTTCCGATGGACGATTTGTGTCTTGCTGTTTATCGCTACGACGATCAACTATCTGGACCGTCAGGTATTATCTCTGACCTGGAAAGACTTCATTGCTCCGGAATTTCACTGGAACAACAGCGATTACGGAAACATCACGGCCCTCTTTTCTATTTTTTATGCGGTCGGAATGCTGTTCGCCGGGAAATTTGTAGACTGGATGGATACTAAGAAAGGATTCTTATGGGCTATCGCGATATGGTCGGTAGGGGCTGTCTTGCACGCCTTCTGCGGGATCGGTACTTCCGGAATCCTCACCGGAAACTGGCTGGCCGGTTTCCAGGGTTCGAAGGAACTCATTGCAAAAGTCTCCGATACCTCAGCCATTATCAGTACCAGCGTCACCTTATTCGTATTTGCCCGTTTTGTTCTGGCCATCGGGGAAGCCGGGAACTTTCCGGCAGCCATTAAGACCACGGCAGAATATTTTCCTAAAAAAGACCGCGCTTTTTCCACCAGCATCTGGAATGCAGGAGCCACGGTGGGTGCTTTGGCAGCTCCGGTTACCATTCCGTTCATTGCCAAGGCGCTGGGTTGGGAGTGGGCCTTTATCATCATTGGAGCATTAGGCTTCCTCTGGATGGGGCTTTGGGTATTCTATTATAAAAAGCCGCATGAGCATCATAAAGTCAATGAGCATGAACTAAAGTATATCAATCAGGACCATGAAGAAATTACTGTTGAAGAAACTCCGGTTCCGGAAAGGAAATTTTCATTCAGAGAATGTTTCAGCTACCGGCAGACCTGGGCATTTGCCGTTGGGAAATTTATGACCGACGGGGTATGGTGGTTTTTTCTGTTCTGGACACCTGCCTATCTAAGCTCGGTGTACCAGATGGATTCTACCCAAAGTGCATTTCCTTTGTTTGTCCTGTATATGATCACTCTGTTATCCATCATCGGCGGCTGGCTTCCGAAATATTTTGTTGAGAAAAAGGGGATGAATGCTTATTCGGGTAGAATGAAAGCGATGCTGATCTTTGCCTTTTTCCCGCTGCTGGCTTTGCTGGCGCAGCCTCTGGGCTCGATTACCTACTGGATCCCGGTACTGATTATCGGAATTGCCGGAGCAGCGCACCAGGCCTGGTCGGCAAATATTTTCTCTACCGTGGGCGATATGTTCCCGAAAAAAGCCATTGCGACCATCACCGGCATCGGCGGTATGGCAGGGGGCATCGGTTCTTTCATTATTAATAAATCTTCCGGTGTATTATTTGATCATGCCCACAAGGCCTGGTCAACCGTAAACGGAGTGCCACTTCTGGAAAAATACCCGCAATATATTAATGAAAGATTGCCGGAAGGATTTTTTGAAGATCTGAAAAAGTCAGGAGCTGTCGTTGTAGACGGAATCGATAAAGGCTACATGATCATTTTCTCGATTGGTGCTGTGGCTTACCTCATCGCCTGGGCCATTATGAAAGCATTGGTTCCGAAATACAAGGTGATTAAGTAG
- a CDS encoding bifunctional 4-hydroxy-2-oxoglutarate aldolase/2-dehydro-3-deoxy-phosphogluconate aldolase: MTKIQTVTQAIVNQGVLPLYYNADESVTVDILRALYKAGIYAVEYTSRGEAAAINFRKMVEIRNTEMPEMLLGIGTIKNRKQAEEYFASGADFFISPGFVAEVAEFLIPKDRLYSPGCMTPTEIIEAENAGVTFIKLFPGNVLGAGFMGAVKEVFPNLKFMPTGGVDTTKESIESWFKAGVSAVGMGSKLVSKELMQARDYETIENETRKVLEIIQALK; encoded by the coding sequence ATGACAAAAATTCAGACAGTTACCCAGGCAATTGTAAATCAAGGGGTTTTGCCGCTGTATTACAATGCGGATGAATCGGTAACAGTAGATATATTGAGAGCGCTATACAAAGCCGGGATCTACGCGGTGGAATATACCAGCAGGGGAGAAGCGGCGGCAATCAACTTCAGAAAAATGGTGGAAATCCGTAATACAGAGATGCCGGAGATGCTGCTGGGCATCGGAACCATAAAAAACAGAAAGCAGGCTGAAGAATACTTCGCGTCAGGAGCCGATTTTTTTATCAGTCCCGGATTTGTAGCGGAAGTCGCTGAATTTTTAATCCCTAAAGACAGGCTGTACAGCCCGGGGTGTATGACGCCTACGGAAATCATCGAAGCTGAAAATGCGGGCGTGACTTTCATCAAACTATTTCCGGGAAATGTTTTGGGTGCCGGATTTATGGGGGCGGTCAAAGAAGTATTTCCGAACCTGAAATTTATGCCGACCGGTGGCGTGGATACGACAAAAGAAAGCATTGAAAGCTGGTTCAAAGCCGGCGTTTCAGCCGTAGGTATGGGCAGCAAGCTCGTCAGCAAAGAATTAATGCAGGCCAGAGATTACGAAACCATCGAAAATGAAACCCGGAAAGTACTGGAAATCATTCAGGCTTTAAAATAA